One Cervus canadensis isolate Bull #8, Minnesota chromosome 1, ASM1932006v1, whole genome shotgun sequence genomic window carries:
- the DLG4 gene encoding disks large homolog 4 isoform X3, with protein sequence MDCLCIVTTKKYRYQDEDTPPLEHSPAHLPNQANSPPVIVNTDTLEAPGYELQVNGTEGEMEYEEITLERGNSGLGFSIAGGTDNPHIGDDPSIFITKIIPGGAAAQDGRLRVNDSILFVNEVDVREVTHSAAVEALKEAGSIVRLYVMRRKPPAEKLMEIKLIKGPKGLGFSIAGGVGNQHIPGDNSIYVTKIIEGGAAHKDRRLQIGDKILAVNSVGLEDVMHEDAVAALKNTYDVVYLKVAKPSNAYLSDSYAPPDITTSYSQHLDNEISHSSYLGTDYPTAMTPTSPRRYSPVAKDLLGEEDVPREPRRIVIHRGSTGLGFNIVGGEDGEGIFISFILAGGPADLSGELRKGDQILSVNGVDLRNASHEQAAIALKNAGQTVTIIAQYKPEEYSRFEAKIHDLREQLMNSSLGSGTASLRSNPKRGFYIRALFDYDKTKDCGFLSQALSFRFGDVLHVIDASDEEWWQARRVHSDSETDDIGFIPSKRRVERREWSRLKAKDWGSSSGSQGREDSVLSYETVTQMEVHYARPIIILGPTKDRANDDLLSEFPDKFGSCVPHTTRPKREYEIDGRDYHFVSSREKMEKDIQAHKFIEAGQYNSHLYGTSVQSVREVAEQGKHCILDVSANAVRRLQAAHLHPIAIFIRPRSLENVLEINKRITEEQARKAFDRATKLEQEFTECFSAIVEGDSFEEIYHKVKRVIEDLSGPYIWVPARERL encoded by the exons GCCAATTCTCCCCCTGTGATTGTCAACACAGATACCCTAGAAGCCCCGGGATAT GAGTTGCAGGTGAACGGGACAGAGGGGGAAATGGAATACGAGGAGATCACATTGGAAAGG GGTAACTCAGGTCTGGGCTTCAGCATCGCAGGTGGCACTGATAACCCCCACATCGGTGATGACCCTTCCATCTTCATCACCAAGATCATTCCCGGTGGGGCTGCAGCCCAGGACGGCCGTCtcag GGTCAACGATAGCATCTTGTTTGTCAATGAAGTGGACGTGCGGGAGGTGACCCACTCAGCGGCGGTGGAGGCCCTCAAAGAGGCAGGCTCTATTGTCCGCCTCTACGTCATGCGCCGGAAGCCCCCGGCTGAGAAGCTTATGGAGATCAAGCTCATCAAGGGGCCTAAAG gtCTTGGCTTCAGCATCGCCGGAGGTGTCGGGAACCAACATATCCCCGGAGATAACAGCATCTATGTGACCAAGATTATTGAAGGGGGTGCTGCCCACAAGGACAGGAGGTTACAGATCGGAGACAAGATCCTAGCG GTCAACAGCGTGGGGCTGGAGGACGTCATGCATGAGGATGCTGTGGCAGCCCTGAAGAACACGTACGATGTGGTCTACCTAAAGGTGGCCAAGCCCAGCAATGCCTACCTGAGTGACAGCTACGCTCCCCCAGACATCACGACCT CTTATTCCCAGCACCTGGACAATGAGATCAGTCACAGCAGCTACCTGGGCACTGACTACCCCACCGCCATGACCCCCACCTCCCCTCGGCGCTACTCCCCCGTGGCCAAGGACCTGCTCGGGGAGGAAGACGTCCCCCGAGAACCGAGGCGGATTGTGATCCACCGGGGCTCCACAGGCCTGGGCTTCAACATTGTGGGTGGCGAGGACGGTGAAGGCATCTTCATCTCCTTCATCCTGGCTGGTGGCCCTGCAGACCTCAGTGGGGAGCTGCGGAAGGGGGACCAGATCCTCTCG GTCAATGGCGTTGACCTCCGCAATGCCAGCCATGAGCAGGCTGCCATTGCCCTGAAGAATGCGGGTCAGACAGTCACGATCATCGCTCAGTATAAACCCGAAG AGTACAGCCGGTTCGAGGCCAAGATCCACGACCTTCGGGAACAGCTCATGAACAGCAGCCTGGGTTCAGGGACTGCCTCCTTGCGGAGCAACCCCAAAAGGGGTTTCTATATCAG GGCCCTGTTTGACTATGACAAGACCAAGGACTGCGGCTTCCTGAGCCAGGCCTTGAGCTTCCGCTTCGGGGACGTGCTTCATGTCATTGACGCCAGCGATGAGGAGTGGTGGCAGGCGCGGCGGGTCCACTCCGACAGCGAGACCGATGACATCGGCTTTATCCCCAGCAAGCGGCG GGTTGAGCGACGGGAGTGGTCACGGTTAAAGGCCAAG GATTGGGGCTCCAGCTCTGGATCACAGG GTCGAGAAGACTCGGTTCTGAGCTACGAGACGGTGACACAGATGGAAG TGCACTATGCTCGCCCCATCATTATCCTCGGGCCCACCAAGGACCGCGCCAACGATGATCTCCTCTCCGAGTTCCCCGACAAGTTCGGATCCTGTGTTCCCC ATACGACGAGGCCCAAGCGGGAGTACGAGATAGATGGCCGGGATTACCACTTTGTGTCGTCCCgggagaaaatggagaaggaCATTCAGGCCCACAAGTTTATCGAGGCCGGCCAGTACAACAGCCACCTGTATGGAACCAGCGTCCAGTCCGTGCGAGAGGTGGCAGAGCAG ggGAAGCACTGCATCCTTGATGTCTCGGCCAATGCCGTGAGGCGGCTGCAGGCGGCCCACCTGCACCCTATCGCCATCTTCATCCGCCCCCGctccctggagaatgttct AGAGATTAATAAGCGGATCACAGAGGAGCAAGCCCGCAAAGCCTTCGACAGAGCCACCAAGCTGGAACAGGAATTCACGGAGTGCTTCTCAG CCATCGTGGAGGGCGACAGCTTTGAGGAGATCTACCACAAGGTGAAGCGAGTCATCGAGGACCTCTCAGGCCCCTACATCTGGGTCCCTGCCCGAGAGAGACTCTGA
- the DLG4 gene encoding disks large homolog 4 isoform X4, with protein MDCLCIVTTKKYRYQDEDTPPLEHSPAHLPNQANSPPVIVNTDTLEAPGYVNGTEGEMEYEEITLERGNSGLGFSIAGGTDNPHIGDDPSIFITKIIPGGAAAQDGRLRVNDSILFVNEVDVREVTHSAAVEALKEAGSIVRLYVMRRKPPAEKLMEIKLIKGPKGLGFSIAGGVGNQHIPGDNSIYVTKIIEGGAAHKDRRLQIGDKILAVNSVGLEDVMHEDAVAALKNTYDVVYLKVAKPSNAYLSDSYAPPDITTSYSQHLDNEISHSSYLGTDYPTAMTPTSPRRYSPVAKDLLGEEDVPREPRRIVIHRGSTGLGFNIVGGEDGEGIFISFILAGGPADLSGELRKGDQILSVNGVDLRNASHEQAAIALKNAGQTVTIIAQYKPEEYSRFEAKIHDLREQLMNSSLGSGTASLRSNPKRGFYIRALFDYDKTKDCGFLSQALSFRFGDVLHVIDASDEEWWQARRVHSDSETDDIGFIPSKRRVERREWSRLKAKDWGSSSGSQGREDSVLSYETVTQMEVHYARPIIILGPTKDRANDDLLSEFPDKFGSCVPHTTRPKREYEIDGRDYHFVSSREKMEKDIQAHKFIEAGQYNSHLYGTSVQSVREVAEQGKHCILDVSANAVRRLQAAHLHPIAIFIRPRSLENVLEINKRITEEQARKAFDRATKLEQEFTECFSAIVEGDSFEEIYHKVKRVIEDLSGPYIWVPARERL; from the exons GCCAATTCTCCCCCTGTGATTGTCAACACAGATACCCTAGAAGCCCCGGGATAT GTGAACGGGACAGAGGGGGAAATGGAATACGAGGAGATCACATTGGAAAGG GGTAACTCAGGTCTGGGCTTCAGCATCGCAGGTGGCACTGATAACCCCCACATCGGTGATGACCCTTCCATCTTCATCACCAAGATCATTCCCGGTGGGGCTGCAGCCCAGGACGGCCGTCtcag GGTCAACGATAGCATCTTGTTTGTCAATGAAGTGGACGTGCGGGAGGTGACCCACTCAGCGGCGGTGGAGGCCCTCAAAGAGGCAGGCTCTATTGTCCGCCTCTACGTCATGCGCCGGAAGCCCCCGGCTGAGAAGCTTATGGAGATCAAGCTCATCAAGGGGCCTAAAG gtCTTGGCTTCAGCATCGCCGGAGGTGTCGGGAACCAACATATCCCCGGAGATAACAGCATCTATGTGACCAAGATTATTGAAGGGGGTGCTGCCCACAAGGACAGGAGGTTACAGATCGGAGACAAGATCCTAGCG GTCAACAGCGTGGGGCTGGAGGACGTCATGCATGAGGATGCTGTGGCAGCCCTGAAGAACACGTACGATGTGGTCTACCTAAAGGTGGCCAAGCCCAGCAATGCCTACCTGAGTGACAGCTACGCTCCCCCAGACATCACGACCT CTTATTCCCAGCACCTGGACAATGAGATCAGTCACAGCAGCTACCTGGGCACTGACTACCCCACCGCCATGACCCCCACCTCCCCTCGGCGCTACTCCCCCGTGGCCAAGGACCTGCTCGGGGAGGAAGACGTCCCCCGAGAACCGAGGCGGATTGTGATCCACCGGGGCTCCACAGGCCTGGGCTTCAACATTGTGGGTGGCGAGGACGGTGAAGGCATCTTCATCTCCTTCATCCTGGCTGGTGGCCCTGCAGACCTCAGTGGGGAGCTGCGGAAGGGGGACCAGATCCTCTCG GTCAATGGCGTTGACCTCCGCAATGCCAGCCATGAGCAGGCTGCCATTGCCCTGAAGAATGCGGGTCAGACAGTCACGATCATCGCTCAGTATAAACCCGAAG AGTACAGCCGGTTCGAGGCCAAGATCCACGACCTTCGGGAACAGCTCATGAACAGCAGCCTGGGTTCAGGGACTGCCTCCTTGCGGAGCAACCCCAAAAGGGGTTTCTATATCAG GGCCCTGTTTGACTATGACAAGACCAAGGACTGCGGCTTCCTGAGCCAGGCCTTGAGCTTCCGCTTCGGGGACGTGCTTCATGTCATTGACGCCAGCGATGAGGAGTGGTGGCAGGCGCGGCGGGTCCACTCCGACAGCGAGACCGATGACATCGGCTTTATCCCCAGCAAGCGGCG GGTTGAGCGACGGGAGTGGTCACGGTTAAAGGCCAAG GATTGGGGCTCCAGCTCTGGATCACAGG GTCGAGAAGACTCGGTTCTGAGCTACGAGACGGTGACACAGATGGAAG TGCACTATGCTCGCCCCATCATTATCCTCGGGCCCACCAAGGACCGCGCCAACGATGATCTCCTCTCCGAGTTCCCCGACAAGTTCGGATCCTGTGTTCCCC ATACGACGAGGCCCAAGCGGGAGTACGAGATAGATGGCCGGGATTACCACTTTGTGTCGTCCCgggagaaaatggagaaggaCATTCAGGCCCACAAGTTTATCGAGGCCGGCCAGTACAACAGCCACCTGTATGGAACCAGCGTCCAGTCCGTGCGAGAGGTGGCAGAGCAG ggGAAGCACTGCATCCTTGATGTCTCGGCCAATGCCGTGAGGCGGCTGCAGGCGGCCCACCTGCACCCTATCGCCATCTTCATCCGCCCCCGctccctggagaatgttct AGAGATTAATAAGCGGATCACAGAGGAGCAAGCCCGCAAAGCCTTCGACAGAGCCACCAAGCTGGAACAGGAATTCACGGAGTGCTTCTCAG CCATCGTGGAGGGCGACAGCTTTGAGGAGATCTACCACAAGGTGAAGCGAGTCATCGAGGACCTCTCAGGCCCCTACATCTGGGTCCCTGCCCGAGAGAGACTCTGA
- the DLG4 gene encoding disks large homolog 4 isoform X1, giving the protein MDCLCIVTTKKYRYQDEDTPPLEHSPAHLPNQVNAPELVHVAERNLSHLEAVQGVVGHAHFSPLKANSPPVIVNTDTLEAPGYELQVNGTEGEMEYEEITLERGNSGLGFSIAGGTDNPHIGDDPSIFITKIIPGGAAAQDGRLRVNDSILFVNEVDVREVTHSAAVEALKEAGSIVRLYVMRRKPPAEKLMEIKLIKGPKGLGFSIAGGVGNQHIPGDNSIYVTKIIEGGAAHKDRRLQIGDKILAVNSVGLEDVMHEDAVAALKNTYDVVYLKVAKPSNAYLSDSYAPPDITTSYSQHLDNEISHSSYLGTDYPTAMTPTSPRRYSPVAKDLLGEEDVPREPRRIVIHRGSTGLGFNIVGGEDGEGIFISFILAGGPADLSGELRKGDQILSVNGVDLRNASHEQAAIALKNAGQTVTIIAQYKPEEYSRFEAKIHDLREQLMNSSLGSGTASLRSNPKRGFYIRALFDYDKTKDCGFLSQALSFRFGDVLHVIDASDEEWWQARRVHSDSETDDIGFIPSKRRVERREWSRLKAKDWGSSSGSQGREDSVLSYETVTQMEVHYARPIIILGPTKDRANDDLLSEFPDKFGSCVPHTTRPKREYEIDGRDYHFVSSREKMEKDIQAHKFIEAGQYNSHLYGTSVQSVREVAEQGKHCILDVSANAVRRLQAAHLHPIAIFIRPRSLENVLEINKRITEEQARKAFDRATKLEQEFTECFSAIVEGDSFEEIYHKVKRVIEDLSGPYIWVPARERL; this is encoded by the exons GCCAATTCTCCCCCTGTGATTGTCAACACAGATACCCTAGAAGCCCCGGGATAT GAGTTGCAGGTGAACGGGACAGAGGGGGAAATGGAATACGAGGAGATCACATTGGAAAGG GGTAACTCAGGTCTGGGCTTCAGCATCGCAGGTGGCACTGATAACCCCCACATCGGTGATGACCCTTCCATCTTCATCACCAAGATCATTCCCGGTGGGGCTGCAGCCCAGGACGGCCGTCtcag GGTCAACGATAGCATCTTGTTTGTCAATGAAGTGGACGTGCGGGAGGTGACCCACTCAGCGGCGGTGGAGGCCCTCAAAGAGGCAGGCTCTATTGTCCGCCTCTACGTCATGCGCCGGAAGCCCCCGGCTGAGAAGCTTATGGAGATCAAGCTCATCAAGGGGCCTAAAG gtCTTGGCTTCAGCATCGCCGGAGGTGTCGGGAACCAACATATCCCCGGAGATAACAGCATCTATGTGACCAAGATTATTGAAGGGGGTGCTGCCCACAAGGACAGGAGGTTACAGATCGGAGACAAGATCCTAGCG GTCAACAGCGTGGGGCTGGAGGACGTCATGCATGAGGATGCTGTGGCAGCCCTGAAGAACACGTACGATGTGGTCTACCTAAAGGTGGCCAAGCCCAGCAATGCCTACCTGAGTGACAGCTACGCTCCCCCAGACATCACGACCT CTTATTCCCAGCACCTGGACAATGAGATCAGTCACAGCAGCTACCTGGGCACTGACTACCCCACCGCCATGACCCCCACCTCCCCTCGGCGCTACTCCCCCGTGGCCAAGGACCTGCTCGGGGAGGAAGACGTCCCCCGAGAACCGAGGCGGATTGTGATCCACCGGGGCTCCACAGGCCTGGGCTTCAACATTGTGGGTGGCGAGGACGGTGAAGGCATCTTCATCTCCTTCATCCTGGCTGGTGGCCCTGCAGACCTCAGTGGGGAGCTGCGGAAGGGGGACCAGATCCTCTCG GTCAATGGCGTTGACCTCCGCAATGCCAGCCATGAGCAGGCTGCCATTGCCCTGAAGAATGCGGGTCAGACAGTCACGATCATCGCTCAGTATAAACCCGAAG AGTACAGCCGGTTCGAGGCCAAGATCCACGACCTTCGGGAACAGCTCATGAACAGCAGCCTGGGTTCAGGGACTGCCTCCTTGCGGAGCAACCCCAAAAGGGGTTTCTATATCAG GGCCCTGTTTGACTATGACAAGACCAAGGACTGCGGCTTCCTGAGCCAGGCCTTGAGCTTCCGCTTCGGGGACGTGCTTCATGTCATTGACGCCAGCGATGAGGAGTGGTGGCAGGCGCGGCGGGTCCACTCCGACAGCGAGACCGATGACATCGGCTTTATCCCCAGCAAGCGGCG GGTTGAGCGACGGGAGTGGTCACGGTTAAAGGCCAAG GATTGGGGCTCCAGCTCTGGATCACAGG GTCGAGAAGACTCGGTTCTGAGCTACGAGACGGTGACACAGATGGAAG TGCACTATGCTCGCCCCATCATTATCCTCGGGCCCACCAAGGACCGCGCCAACGATGATCTCCTCTCCGAGTTCCCCGACAAGTTCGGATCCTGTGTTCCCC ATACGACGAGGCCCAAGCGGGAGTACGAGATAGATGGCCGGGATTACCACTTTGTGTCGTCCCgggagaaaatggagaaggaCATTCAGGCCCACAAGTTTATCGAGGCCGGCCAGTACAACAGCCACCTGTATGGAACCAGCGTCCAGTCCGTGCGAGAGGTGGCAGAGCAG ggGAAGCACTGCATCCTTGATGTCTCGGCCAATGCCGTGAGGCGGCTGCAGGCGGCCCACCTGCACCCTATCGCCATCTTCATCCGCCCCCGctccctggagaatgttct AGAGATTAATAAGCGGATCACAGAGGAGCAAGCCCGCAAAGCCTTCGACAGAGCCACCAAGCTGGAACAGGAATTCACGGAGTGCTTCTCAG CCATCGTGGAGGGCGACAGCTTTGAGGAGATCTACCACAAGGTGAAGCGAGTCATCGAGGACCTCTCAGGCCCCTACATCTGGGTCCCTGCCCGAGAGAGACTCTGA
- the DLG4 gene encoding disks large homolog 4 isoform X2, whose product MDCLCIVTTKKYRYQDEDTPPLEHSPAHLPNQVNAPELVHVAERNLSHLEAVQGVVGHAHFSPLKANSPPVIVNTDTLEAPGYVNGTEGEMEYEEITLERGNSGLGFSIAGGTDNPHIGDDPSIFITKIIPGGAAAQDGRLRVNDSILFVNEVDVREVTHSAAVEALKEAGSIVRLYVMRRKPPAEKLMEIKLIKGPKGLGFSIAGGVGNQHIPGDNSIYVTKIIEGGAAHKDRRLQIGDKILAVNSVGLEDVMHEDAVAALKNTYDVVYLKVAKPSNAYLSDSYAPPDITTSYSQHLDNEISHSSYLGTDYPTAMTPTSPRRYSPVAKDLLGEEDVPREPRRIVIHRGSTGLGFNIVGGEDGEGIFISFILAGGPADLSGELRKGDQILSVNGVDLRNASHEQAAIALKNAGQTVTIIAQYKPEEYSRFEAKIHDLREQLMNSSLGSGTASLRSNPKRGFYIRALFDYDKTKDCGFLSQALSFRFGDVLHVIDASDEEWWQARRVHSDSETDDIGFIPSKRRVERREWSRLKAKDWGSSSGSQGREDSVLSYETVTQMEVHYARPIIILGPTKDRANDDLLSEFPDKFGSCVPHTTRPKREYEIDGRDYHFVSSREKMEKDIQAHKFIEAGQYNSHLYGTSVQSVREVAEQGKHCILDVSANAVRRLQAAHLHPIAIFIRPRSLENVLEINKRITEEQARKAFDRATKLEQEFTECFSAIVEGDSFEEIYHKVKRVIEDLSGPYIWVPARERL is encoded by the exons GCCAATTCTCCCCCTGTGATTGTCAACACAGATACCCTAGAAGCCCCGGGATAT GTGAACGGGACAGAGGGGGAAATGGAATACGAGGAGATCACATTGGAAAGG GGTAACTCAGGTCTGGGCTTCAGCATCGCAGGTGGCACTGATAACCCCCACATCGGTGATGACCCTTCCATCTTCATCACCAAGATCATTCCCGGTGGGGCTGCAGCCCAGGACGGCCGTCtcag GGTCAACGATAGCATCTTGTTTGTCAATGAAGTGGACGTGCGGGAGGTGACCCACTCAGCGGCGGTGGAGGCCCTCAAAGAGGCAGGCTCTATTGTCCGCCTCTACGTCATGCGCCGGAAGCCCCCGGCTGAGAAGCTTATGGAGATCAAGCTCATCAAGGGGCCTAAAG gtCTTGGCTTCAGCATCGCCGGAGGTGTCGGGAACCAACATATCCCCGGAGATAACAGCATCTATGTGACCAAGATTATTGAAGGGGGTGCTGCCCACAAGGACAGGAGGTTACAGATCGGAGACAAGATCCTAGCG GTCAACAGCGTGGGGCTGGAGGACGTCATGCATGAGGATGCTGTGGCAGCCCTGAAGAACACGTACGATGTGGTCTACCTAAAGGTGGCCAAGCCCAGCAATGCCTACCTGAGTGACAGCTACGCTCCCCCAGACATCACGACCT CTTATTCCCAGCACCTGGACAATGAGATCAGTCACAGCAGCTACCTGGGCACTGACTACCCCACCGCCATGACCCCCACCTCCCCTCGGCGCTACTCCCCCGTGGCCAAGGACCTGCTCGGGGAGGAAGACGTCCCCCGAGAACCGAGGCGGATTGTGATCCACCGGGGCTCCACAGGCCTGGGCTTCAACATTGTGGGTGGCGAGGACGGTGAAGGCATCTTCATCTCCTTCATCCTGGCTGGTGGCCCTGCAGACCTCAGTGGGGAGCTGCGGAAGGGGGACCAGATCCTCTCG GTCAATGGCGTTGACCTCCGCAATGCCAGCCATGAGCAGGCTGCCATTGCCCTGAAGAATGCGGGTCAGACAGTCACGATCATCGCTCAGTATAAACCCGAAG AGTACAGCCGGTTCGAGGCCAAGATCCACGACCTTCGGGAACAGCTCATGAACAGCAGCCTGGGTTCAGGGACTGCCTCCTTGCGGAGCAACCCCAAAAGGGGTTTCTATATCAG GGCCCTGTTTGACTATGACAAGACCAAGGACTGCGGCTTCCTGAGCCAGGCCTTGAGCTTCCGCTTCGGGGACGTGCTTCATGTCATTGACGCCAGCGATGAGGAGTGGTGGCAGGCGCGGCGGGTCCACTCCGACAGCGAGACCGATGACATCGGCTTTATCCCCAGCAAGCGGCG GGTTGAGCGACGGGAGTGGTCACGGTTAAAGGCCAAG GATTGGGGCTCCAGCTCTGGATCACAGG GTCGAGAAGACTCGGTTCTGAGCTACGAGACGGTGACACAGATGGAAG TGCACTATGCTCGCCCCATCATTATCCTCGGGCCCACCAAGGACCGCGCCAACGATGATCTCCTCTCCGAGTTCCCCGACAAGTTCGGATCCTGTGTTCCCC ATACGACGAGGCCCAAGCGGGAGTACGAGATAGATGGCCGGGATTACCACTTTGTGTCGTCCCgggagaaaatggagaaggaCATTCAGGCCCACAAGTTTATCGAGGCCGGCCAGTACAACAGCCACCTGTATGGAACCAGCGTCCAGTCCGTGCGAGAGGTGGCAGAGCAG ggGAAGCACTGCATCCTTGATGTCTCGGCCAATGCCGTGAGGCGGCTGCAGGCGGCCCACCTGCACCCTATCGCCATCTTCATCCGCCCCCGctccctggagaatgttct AGAGATTAATAAGCGGATCACAGAGGAGCAAGCCCGCAAAGCCTTCGACAGAGCCACCAAGCTGGAACAGGAATTCACGGAGTGCTTCTCAG CCATCGTGGAGGGCGACAGCTTTGAGGAGATCTACCACAAGGTGAAGCGAGTCATCGAGGACCTCTCAGGCCCCTACATCTGGGTCCCTGCCCGAGAGAGACTCTGA
- the DLG4 gene encoding disks large homolog 4 isoform X5 — protein MEYEEITLERGNSGLGFSIAGGTDNPHIGDDPSIFITKIIPGGAAAQDGRLRVNDSILFVNEVDVREVTHSAAVEALKEAGSIVRLYVMRRKPPAEKLMEIKLIKGPKGLGFSIAGGVGNQHIPGDNSIYVTKIIEGGAAHKDRRLQIGDKILAVNSVGLEDVMHEDAVAALKNTYDVVYLKVAKPSNAYLSDSYAPPDITTSYSQHLDNEISHSSYLGTDYPTAMTPTSPRRYSPVAKDLLGEEDVPREPRRIVIHRGSTGLGFNIVGGEDGEGIFISFILAGGPADLSGELRKGDQILSVNGVDLRNASHEQAAIALKNAGQTVTIIAQYKPEEYSRFEAKIHDLREQLMNSSLGSGTASLRSNPKRGFYIRALFDYDKTKDCGFLSQALSFRFGDVLHVIDASDEEWWQARRVHSDSETDDIGFIPSKRRVERREWSRLKAKDWGSSSGSQGREDSVLSYETVTQMEVHYARPIIILGPTKDRANDDLLSEFPDKFGSCVPHTTRPKREYEIDGRDYHFVSSREKMEKDIQAHKFIEAGQYNSHLYGTSVQSVREVAEQGKHCILDVSANAVRRLQAAHLHPIAIFIRPRSLENVLEINKRITEEQARKAFDRATKLEQEFTECFSAIVEGDSFEEIYHKVKRVIEDLSGPYIWVPARERL, from the exons ATGGAATACGAGGAGATCACATTGGAAAGG GGTAACTCAGGTCTGGGCTTCAGCATCGCAGGTGGCACTGATAACCCCCACATCGGTGATGACCCTTCCATCTTCATCACCAAGATCATTCCCGGTGGGGCTGCAGCCCAGGACGGCCGTCtcag GGTCAACGATAGCATCTTGTTTGTCAATGAAGTGGACGTGCGGGAGGTGACCCACTCAGCGGCGGTGGAGGCCCTCAAAGAGGCAGGCTCTATTGTCCGCCTCTACGTCATGCGCCGGAAGCCCCCGGCTGAGAAGCTTATGGAGATCAAGCTCATCAAGGGGCCTAAAG gtCTTGGCTTCAGCATCGCCGGAGGTGTCGGGAACCAACATATCCCCGGAGATAACAGCATCTATGTGACCAAGATTATTGAAGGGGGTGCTGCCCACAAGGACAGGAGGTTACAGATCGGAGACAAGATCCTAGCG GTCAACAGCGTGGGGCTGGAGGACGTCATGCATGAGGATGCTGTGGCAGCCCTGAAGAACACGTACGATGTGGTCTACCTAAAGGTGGCCAAGCCCAGCAATGCCTACCTGAGTGACAGCTACGCTCCCCCAGACATCACGACCT CTTATTCCCAGCACCTGGACAATGAGATCAGTCACAGCAGCTACCTGGGCACTGACTACCCCACCGCCATGACCCCCACCTCCCCTCGGCGCTACTCCCCCGTGGCCAAGGACCTGCTCGGGGAGGAAGACGTCCCCCGAGAACCGAGGCGGATTGTGATCCACCGGGGCTCCACAGGCCTGGGCTTCAACATTGTGGGTGGCGAGGACGGTGAAGGCATCTTCATCTCCTTCATCCTGGCTGGTGGCCCTGCAGACCTCAGTGGGGAGCTGCGGAAGGGGGACCAGATCCTCTCG GTCAATGGCGTTGACCTCCGCAATGCCAGCCATGAGCAGGCTGCCATTGCCCTGAAGAATGCGGGTCAGACAGTCACGATCATCGCTCAGTATAAACCCGAAG AGTACAGCCGGTTCGAGGCCAAGATCCACGACCTTCGGGAACAGCTCATGAACAGCAGCCTGGGTTCAGGGACTGCCTCCTTGCGGAGCAACCCCAAAAGGGGTTTCTATATCAG GGCCCTGTTTGACTATGACAAGACCAAGGACTGCGGCTTCCTGAGCCAGGCCTTGAGCTTCCGCTTCGGGGACGTGCTTCATGTCATTGACGCCAGCGATGAGGAGTGGTGGCAGGCGCGGCGGGTCCACTCCGACAGCGAGACCGATGACATCGGCTTTATCCCCAGCAAGCGGCG GGTTGAGCGACGGGAGTGGTCACGGTTAAAGGCCAAG GATTGGGGCTCCAGCTCTGGATCACAGG GTCGAGAAGACTCGGTTCTGAGCTACGAGACGGTGACACAGATGGAAG TGCACTATGCTCGCCCCATCATTATCCTCGGGCCCACCAAGGACCGCGCCAACGATGATCTCCTCTCCGAGTTCCCCGACAAGTTCGGATCCTGTGTTCCCC ATACGACGAGGCCCAAGCGGGAGTACGAGATAGATGGCCGGGATTACCACTTTGTGTCGTCCCgggagaaaatggagaaggaCATTCAGGCCCACAAGTTTATCGAGGCCGGCCAGTACAACAGCCACCTGTATGGAACCAGCGTCCAGTCCGTGCGAGAGGTGGCAGAGCAG ggGAAGCACTGCATCCTTGATGTCTCGGCCAATGCCGTGAGGCGGCTGCAGGCGGCCCACCTGCACCCTATCGCCATCTTCATCCGCCCCCGctccctggagaatgttct AGAGATTAATAAGCGGATCACAGAGGAGCAAGCCCGCAAAGCCTTCGACAGAGCCACCAAGCTGGAACAGGAATTCACGGAGTGCTTCTCAG CCATCGTGGAGGGCGACAGCTTTGAGGAGATCTACCACAAGGTGAAGCGAGTCATCGAGGACCTCTCAGGCCCCTACATCTGGGTCCCTGCCCGAGAGAGACTCTGA